Proteins encoded within one genomic window of Pristis pectinata isolate sPriPec2 chromosome 5, sPriPec2.1.pri, whole genome shotgun sequence:
- the higd1a gene encoding HIG1 domain family member 1A, mitochondrial, whose product MSSSNMSLLPALGQEDDQTSKLIRKSKESPFVPIGIAGFASVVAYGLFKLKSRGNKKMSVHLIHMRVAAQGCVVGAMTLGVLYSMYKEYFVKPREEKTAFLHK is encoded by the exons ATGTCTTCAAGTAACATGAGCTTGCTTCCTGCACTTGGCCAAGAAGATGACCAAACCTCTAAACTTATTCGAAAATCCAAGGAGTCCCCTTTTGTTCCCATTG GTATTGCTGGCTTTGCATCAGTGGTAGCCTATGGACTCTTCAAACTGAAGTCCAGagggaacaaaaaaatgtcagtaCACCTAATCCACATGCGTGTGGCAGCCCAAGGATGTGTGGTGGGAGCAATGACTTTGG gAGTTCTCTACTCGATGTACAAAGAGTATTTTGTGAAACCCAGAGAAGAGAAAACTGCTTTCCTTCACAAATGA